A single window of Rhizobiaceae bacterium DNA harbors:
- the istB gene encoding IS21-like element helper ATPase IstB, producing the protein MSAEAPEILLSHYLKTLKLPTFLREYQKLARHCATEGVDHTGYLARLAEREMIERDRRKVERRIKAARFPVVKSLDSFDFAAIPKLNRMQVLELARCEWIERRENVIALGPSGTGKTHVALGLGLAACQKGLSVGFTTAAALVSEMMEARDERRLLRFQKQMAGYKLLVIDELGFVPLSKTGAELLFELISQRYERGATLITSNLPFDEWTETLGSERLTGALLDRVTHHVNILEMNGESYRLAQSRARKAG; encoded by the coding sequence ATGAGCGCCGAAGCCCCCGAAATCCTGCTCTCCCATTACCTCAAGACCCTCAAGCTGCCGACCTTCCTGCGCGAGTATCAGAAGCTGGCCCGGCACTGCGCCACCGAGGGCGTGGATCATACCGGATATCTTGCTCGGCTCGCCGAAAGGGAGATGATCGAGCGGGATCGCCGCAAGGTCGAACGCCGCATCAAGGCGGCCAGATTCCCTGTCGTCAAAAGCCTCGACAGTTTCGACTTCGCCGCTATCCCGAAGCTCAACAGGATGCAGGTGCTGGAACTGGCACGCTGCGAATGGATCGAGCGGCGCGAGAACGTCATCGCGCTCGGTCCCAGCGGCACGGGCAAGACCCATGTCGCCCTCGGCCTCGGCCTGGCCGCCTGTCAGAAGGGCCTGTCCGTCGGCTTCACGACAGCAGCCGCGCTGGTCAGCGAGATGATGGAGGCACGCGACGAGCGGCGATTGTTACGCTTCCAGAAGCAGATGGCCGGCTACAAGCTCCTCGTCATCGACGAACTGGGCTTCGTGCCGCTCTCCAAGACCGGCGCGGAATTGCTGTTCGAGCTGATCTCGCAACGCTACGAGCGCGGCGCAACCCTGATCACCAGCAATCTTCCCTTTGACGAATGGACCGAAACGCTGGGATCAGAACGTCTGACGGGCGCGCTGCTCGATCGCGTCACCCACCACGTCAATATCCTCGAGATGAACGGCGAAAGCTATCGCCTCGCCCAAAGCCGTGCCCGAAAGGCCGGCTGA
- a CDS encoding IS5 family transposase, protein MGGSQYVSNVTDEQWSIVEPLLPKASRRGRRRRISLRAVLDAIFYLLRTGCQWRQLPRDFPAWNTVYWYFRSWQRTGIWVCLQRELYRLTRLRAGRAECPTVVIMDGQSVKTTEVGGTRGFDAFKRVKGRKRHILVDTLGLPIANRVEAADVSDRRAGALLTNGLRALFPAITTIIADAGHESKKLSRALAEQQGWRLQIVKRRQRAFKITGLTWIVERSFAWLGRNRRLSKDYEYRVQTSETMIDIAAARLMLNRLAQG, encoded by the coding sequence ATGGGCGGTAGCCAGTACGTATCGAACGTGACGGATGAACAATGGTCGATTGTTGAGCCGCTACTGCCGAAAGCGAGCCGGCGCGGCCGACGACGACGGATCAGTCTTCGTGCCGTCCTGGACGCGATCTTCTATCTGCTGCGTACCGGCTGCCAATGGCGCCAACTGCCGAGAGATTTCCCTGCCTGGAACACGGTCTACTGGTACTTTCGGTCATGGCAGCGAACCGGCATCTGGGTTTGTCTGCAACGTGAACTCTACCGGCTTACCCGACTTCGGGCCGGTCGCGCGGAATGTCCGACCGTCGTGATCATGGATGGACAGTCGGTCAAGACCACCGAGGTCGGCGGAACCCGCGGTTTTGACGCCTTCAAGCGGGTGAAGGGCAGAAAGCGTCACATTCTGGTCGACACGCTCGGCCTGCCGATCGCCAACCGCGTCGAAGCTGCCGATGTTTCGGATCGGCGCGCCGGTGCCTTGCTGACAAACGGATTGCGCGCGCTCTTTCCGGCGATCACCACCATCATCGCCGACGCGGGTCATGAGAGCAAGAAACTCTCCCGCGCGCTGGCAGAACAGCAAGGTTGGCGGCTGCAGATCGTCAAGCGTCGTCAGCGCGCCTTCAAGATCACGGGCTTGACTTGGATCGTCGAGCGCAGCTTCGCCTGGCTCGGTCGCAATCGTCGGCTTAGCAAGGACTATGAGTACCGTGTACAGACGTCAGAGACGATGATCGACATCGCAGCAGCCCGCCTCATGCTCAACCGGCTCGCTCAAGGTTAA
- a CDS encoding PhnD/SsuA/transferrin family substrate-binding protein, with product MSKRPLNDLELLDHLKNYLEKRLDGPVELVTRRTYQEITALLVSGQLHSAWICGYPYVQFESELDLVATPSWHGKPLYQSYIIVPASRKVGDWKELRGDVHAFSDPDSNSGYLVTTALLAENRLTPDRFFSHHFFTYGHRNVVRAVAAGLAQSGSVDGYVWEVMRETEPALVGQTRVLRRSEWLGFPPVASPRVLAGEPRLAVFQEALTSMADEPEGKKVLDLLRLDGFVVTQPRLFDTIAAKMDIVRRLG from the coding sequence ATTTCCAAACGCCCTCTTAACGACCTTGAGCTCCTCGATCACCTGAAGAACTATCTCGAAAAGCGCCTTGACGGCCCTGTGGAATTGGTCACGCGCCGGACTTACCAGGAGATCACCGCTCTGCTGGTATCGGGGCAATTGCATTCGGCGTGGATCTGCGGGTACCCCTATGTGCAATTCGAGAGCGAACTTGATCTGGTCGCGACACCGTCCTGGCATGGCAAGCCGCTCTATCAGTCCTACATCATCGTCCCCGCAAGCCGGAAAGTCGGCGACTGGAAGGAACTGCGCGGCGATGTCCACGCCTTTTCCGATCCCGACTCCAATTCCGGCTATCTGGTGACGACGGCTCTGCTTGCCGAAAACCGGCTGACGCCCGACCGCTTCTTCTCGCACCACTTCTTTACCTATGGACATCGAAACGTCGTGCGCGCCGTTGCTGCCGGCTTGGCGCAATCTGGCAGCGTCGACGGGTATGTCTGGGAAGTCATGCGGGAGACGGAGCCGGCCCTGGTCGGGCAGACGCGCGTCCTTCGCCGTTCTGAGTGGCTTGGGTTCCCGCCTGTCGCCTCGCCCAGAGTGTTGGCGGGAGAACCGCGGTTGGCGGTGTTTCAGGAGGCATTGACGAGCATGGCGGACGAGCCGGAGGGCAAGAAAGTGCTCGACCTCTTGCGCCTTGACGGCTTCGTCGTGACCCAGCCCCGGCTCTTCGACACGATCGCCGCCAAGATGGATATTGTGAGGCGGTTGGGATGA
- a CDS encoding HAMP domain-containing histidine kinase produces the protein MNLLRNWGSMPISYRVPVLVVLLMIIISAAISERVLDRLSTSQRESLNGLAETYLDGLSAAIIPAVMRGDVWEIFDALDRSSSAYRSLAPVETVVAGIDGRVLAASDPKRIATYSRLADDYTARFTERKVAIDSKTMIGSTRRDLAYQGQKVGTIYARFDVSHLFDERREILLTLLVTNGSLAALFAFGGFWLVRRITAPMGLLENHMRAAAEGPAEPIAVNQIPTGDKEVANLFNGYNALVKAQCDNADLAMQLAEEEKLASLGRLASGMAHEINNPLGGLFNAIDTLKTHGSTPGVRETSIALIERGLHGIRDVVAAALATYRPERSARPLTAADLEDVRLLIAPELRRKRQRLGWTVDWRAGRVAAINGGPVRQALLNLLLNASAATPEGGAIGLDAAASDGELNIEIRDEGPGIPPAIAGILTGGDPGPAMRTGRGLGLWVVRRTVDELGGRISVSSTPAVGAVVVLSLPFVLREQANAA, from the coding sequence ATGAACCTGTTGCGAAACTGGGGCTCCATGCCGATTTCTTATCGGGTGCCGGTGCTGGTGGTTCTGCTGATGATAATCATCAGCGCCGCGATCTCGGAGCGGGTTCTCGACCGCCTTTCGACCAGCCAACGCGAATCTCTGAACGGTCTTGCCGAGACTTACCTGGACGGTCTTTCGGCAGCGATCATACCTGCGGTCATGCGGGGCGATGTCTGGGAAATCTTCGACGCGCTCGACCGGTCCTCGTCCGCCTACCGGTCCCTGGCCCCCGTCGAAACAGTTGTTGCCGGCATCGACGGAAGGGTCCTTGCCGCAAGCGACCCGAAGCGGATCGCCACCTATTCTCGTCTTGCAGACGATTACACGGCGCGATTTACGGAACGCAAAGTCGCCATCGACAGCAAGACGATGATAGGCTCGACGCGACGGGATCTCGCGTACCAAGGGCAGAAGGTCGGCACCATCTATGCCCGCTTCGACGTCTCGCATCTGTTCGACGAGCGGCGGGAAATCCTGCTCACGCTGCTTGTCACCAATGGAAGCCTCGCCGCCTTGTTCGCATTCGGCGGCTTCTGGCTCGTTCGCCGGATTACGGCGCCCATGGGCCTGTTGGAAAATCATATGCGTGCGGCCGCAGAAGGCCCGGCCGAGCCAATTGCGGTAAACCAGATACCGACGGGGGACAAAGAGGTCGCCAATCTCTTCAACGGCTACAATGCACTTGTTAAGGCGCAGTGCGACAATGCCGATCTCGCCATGCAATTGGCGGAAGAAGAAAAGCTTGCCAGCTTGGGGCGTTTGGCCTCTGGCATGGCGCACGAGATCAACAATCCGCTCGGGGGTCTATTCAACGCCATCGACACGCTGAAGACACACGGCAGCACGCCTGGCGTGCGCGAGACCTCGATCGCGCTGATCGAGCGCGGCCTGCATGGCATTCGTGACGTGGTGGCCGCGGCTCTCGCCACCTATCGTCCGGAGCGATCGGCGCGGCCGCTGACCGCGGCCGATCTTGAGGATGTCCGCCTGCTCATTGCGCCGGAACTCCGGCGCAAGCGGCAGCGGCTCGGCTGGACGGTCGACTGGAGAGCGGGCCGGGTCGCCGCCATCAACGGCGGCCCGGTCCGGCAGGCTTTGCTCAACCTGCTGCTCAATGCAAGCGCGGCGACGCCCGAGGGCGGTGCGATCGGCCTGGATGCTGCCGCTTCCGACGGCGAGCTGAACATCGAAATCCGCGACGAAGGGCCGGGCATTCCGCCGGCGATAGCCGGAATTCTCACCGGCGGAGATCCGGGTCCGGCGATGCGGACCGGGAGGGGATTGGGCCTCTGGGTGGTACGGCGCACGGTCGACGAACTCGGCGGCCGTATATCCGTATCCTCGACGCCGGCTGTCGGAGCGGTCGTAGTCCTGTCGCTGCCGTTTGTATTGAGGGAGCAGGCCAATGCCGCGTGA
- a CDS encoding sigma-54 dependent transcriptional regulator, producing MPRDRTHIGLIEDDPVMGGSIVQRLELEGMVVDWWQSGREGIDAISTGPDAIDLVVCDIRLPDMSGEVVFGELAKHPGTPPFMFVTAYGEIDQAVRLMRLGAADFLTKPFAMEEFLTRIAAGRRSAAAGDRPSTYYLGESPAIRHAEDLLHRFARHDMPVLITGETGSGKEVAARLLHQISPRASAPFMAVNCAAIPAELMESEIFGHEKGAFTSAQTRHLGYAERAGTGTLFLDEIGDMPFPLQAKLLRLIEDGSFHRIGGEAAIPFRARIVAATHRDFAKEASASGFRQDLYFRLAVLPVEIPPLRQRPQDISWLMERFLNNAISRMDSAVRGFSALAEDAALAHDWPGNARELRNRVERAVAITNSEWILPGDLFSDKAAMPFADGFTPLAEVRDAAERRQIERALNQTGGQIGKAAALLAISRTTLWEKMNRMGLVGKERSEL from the coding sequence ATGCCGCGTGACCGAACCCATATCGGCCTAATTGAGGACGATCCCGTCATGGGCGGCTCGATCGTTCAGCGTCTGGAACTGGAAGGCATGGTCGTGGACTGGTGGCAATCGGGCCGGGAGGGCATTGACGCGATCTCGACCGGGCCGGATGCGATCGATCTGGTCGTCTGCGACATACGCTTGCCGGACATGTCCGGAGAAGTCGTCTTCGGCGAACTCGCCAAGCACCCGGGCACGCCACCATTCATGTTCGTTACCGCCTATGGCGAGATCGACCAGGCCGTGCGCTTGATGCGCTTGGGCGCCGCCGATTTCCTGACAAAACCATTCGCGATGGAGGAATTCCTGACCCGCATCGCGGCAGGTCGGCGCAGTGCTGCAGCCGGCGATAGACCATCGACCTACTACCTGGGTGAGTCGCCGGCCATCCGTCACGCGGAAGACCTGCTTCACCGCTTTGCCCGGCATGACATGCCTGTGCTCATCACCGGCGAGACCGGTTCGGGCAAGGAGGTGGCGGCCAGGCTGCTGCACCAGATCTCGCCGCGTGCGTCGGCTCCTTTCATGGCCGTCAACTGCGCGGCGATTCCCGCCGAGCTCATGGAGAGCGAGATCTTCGGTCATGAGAAAGGCGCCTTCACCAGCGCCCAAACGCGCCATCTCGGCTACGCGGAGCGCGCGGGAACTGGAACGCTTTTCCTGGACGAGATCGGCGACATGCCGTTCCCGCTGCAGGCGAAGCTGTTGCGCTTGATCGAGGACGGCAGCTTTCATCGGATCGGCGGCGAAGCAGCGATACCGTTCCGTGCTCGCATCGTCGCCGCGACCCATCGCGATTTTGCCAAGGAGGCGTCGGCGTCGGGCTTCCGCCAGGACCTCTACTTCCGGCTTGCGGTGTTGCCGGTCGAAATTCCACCACTCCGGCAGCGCCCGCAGGACATCTCCTGGCTCATGGAGCGGTTTCTGAACAATGCGATAAGCCGGATGGACTCGGCGGTTCGCGGTTTCAGCGCGCTGGCAGAAGACGCGGCGCTCGCACACGACTGGCCTGGCAACGCGCGCGAGCTCAGGAACCGGGTGGAGCGTGCGGTCGCAATCACCAACAGCGAATGGATCCTGCCGGGAGACTTGTTCTCGGACAAAGCTGCGATGCCCTTCGCGGACGGTTTCACACCCCTGGCAGAGGTGCGCGACGCGGCCGAGCGGCGTCAGATCGAGCGGGCACTGAACCAGACAGGGGGCCAGATCGGTAAGGCGGCTGCCTTGCTCGCCATCTCGCGAACGACGCTCTGGGAAAAGATGAATCGCATGGGACTGGTCGGCAAGGAACGTTCGGAACTCTGA
- a CDS encoding arsenate reductase (azurin) small subunit, protein MSSRCEKLVDVGRRQFLRGGAFAAAGVAATAALPREAAAQPAPAMARVEYPSNKLGNVSDLKPNEPFDVAYPDDDAPGVLLKLGKPVEGGAGPDGDIVGFTTTCPHKGFPLNYSAEDRTLSCPGHYSRFDCEAGGQQIWGHATQNLPQYVLRVDDKGDIYAEGVDELLYGRLSNVL, encoded by the coding sequence ATGTCATCAAGATGCGAAAAGCTGGTCGATGTCGGCCGGCGCCAGTTCCTGCGCGGCGGCGCCTTTGCCGCTGCCGGCGTGGCGGCAACGGCGGCCTTGCCGCGCGAAGCGGCCGCCCAGCCGGCTCCCGCCATGGCGCGGGTTGAATATCCGTCGAACAAGCTCGGCAACGTCTCCGACCTCAAGCCGAACGAGCCATTCGACGTCGCCTATCCCGACGATGACGCGCCGGGCGTTCTCTTGAAGCTCGGCAAACCCGTCGAGGGCGGCGCCGGACCCGACGGTGACATCGTCGGTTTCACCACCACCTGCCCGCACAAGGGTTTTCCGCTCAACTACAGCGCCGAGGATCGAACGCTTTCCTGCCCCGGCCACTACTCGCGCTTCGACTGCGAGGCGGGCGGGCAGCAGATCTGGGGCCATGCCACCCAGAACCTGCCGCAATACGTCCTGCGGGTCGACGACAAGGGCGACATCTATGCCGAAGGAGTCGATGAACTCCTCTACGGCCGGCTGTCCAACGTGCTCTGA
- a CDS encoding arsenate reductase (azurin) large subunit → MAYKRQIDRLPIIPADAKKQNVTCHYCIVGCGYHAYSWPVNKQGGTEASANAFGVNLAEQQGAETAAWYAPSMYNIVKQDGKDVHIVIKPDKDCVVNSGLGSVRGARIAEMSFSRQRSTQMQRLTDPLVWRYGQMQPTSWDDALDLVARVTARIIADKGEDGLFVSAYDHGGAGGGYENTWGTGKLYFGAMKIKNIRIHNRPAYNSEVHATRDMGVGELNNCYEDAELADTIFAVGMNSLETQTNYFLNHWIPNLRGTSMDKKQKELPDEPHAPARIVIVDPRRTVTIAACEAEAGKDNVLHLQLKSGTDLALFNAIFTEIADKGWVDKGFIAASTIASDADGSPADGAHPAALTDFKTAVEGNRMTPEQAAEITGVSADDIRKAASWIAEPKEGGKRRRTMFAYEKGLIWGNDNYRTNGALVNIALATGNVGRPGGGVVRLGGHQEGYVRPSDSHVGRPAAYVDQLLIGGQGGVHHIWGCDHYKTTLNADQFKRVYKQRTDKVKDAMNSVPYGDRTAMVEAIVKAIDEGGLFAVDIDIVPTKIGQACHVVLPAATSGEANLTSMNGERRMRLTERYMDPPGQAMPDCLIAARIANNLQRVFTEMGKADIAAKFDGFDWKTEEDAFMDGYHKNAGGGEFVTYERLRAMGTNGFQEPATGFEGGKIVGTKRLFADGKFNTKDGKARFLKAEWRGLQAPGKEEQKGKYAFLINNGRANQIWQSAYLDVENDFVMDRWPFPFIEMHPDDMSKVGVKEGDLVEVYNDAGSTQAMVYPTPTARPGETFMLFAFPTGVQGNVVNAGTNELIIPNYKQTWGNIRKISDAPASVKHLSFKDKHYSAA, encoded by the coding sequence ATGGCTTACAAGAGACAGATCGACCGCCTTCCGATTATCCCGGCGGACGCAAAAAAGCAGAATGTTACCTGCCACTACTGCATCGTCGGCTGCGGCTATCATGCCTATTCCTGGCCGGTCAACAAGCAGGGCGGGACGGAGGCGTCCGCAAACGCCTTCGGCGTTAATTTGGCCGAACAGCAGGGCGCCGAGACCGCCGCCTGGTACGCGCCGTCGATGTACAACATCGTCAAGCAGGACGGGAAGGACGTCCATATCGTCATCAAGCCGGACAAGGACTGTGTGGTCAATTCCGGCCTCGGTTCGGTGCGCGGTGCGCGCATCGCCGAGATGAGTTTTTCGCGCCAGCGCTCGACGCAGATGCAGCGGCTCACCGACCCGCTGGTCTGGCGTTACGGCCAGATGCAGCCGACGAGTTGGGACGACGCGCTCGACCTCGTCGCGCGAGTGACGGCCCGCATCATCGCCGACAAGGGCGAGGACGGACTGTTCGTCTCTGCCTACGACCACGGCGGCGCCGGCGGCGGCTATGAGAACACCTGGGGCACCGGCAAGCTCTATTTCGGGGCCATGAAGATCAAGAACATCCGCATCCACAATCGCCCCGCCTACAACTCCGAAGTCCACGCCACCCGCGACATGGGCGTCGGCGAGCTCAACAACTGCTATGAGGATGCCGAGCTTGCCGACACGATTTTCGCCGTCGGCATGAACTCGCTCGAGACGCAAACCAACTACTTCCTCAATCACTGGATCCCGAACCTGCGCGGGACTTCCATGGACAAGAAGCAGAAGGAACTGCCCGACGAGCCGCATGCGCCGGCGCGCATCGTCATCGTCGATCCGCGTCGCACCGTCACCATTGCAGCGTGCGAGGCGGAGGCCGGCAAGGACAATGTGCTCCACCTGCAGCTCAAGTCGGGCACCGACCTGGCGCTGTTCAACGCGATTTTCACCGAAATCGCCGACAAGGGCTGGGTCGACAAGGGCTTCATCGCAGCAAGCACCATCGCGTCCGACGCGGACGGGTCGCCGGCCGATGGCGCCCACCCGGCCGCCCTAACCGACTTCAAGACCGCCGTTGAAGGAAACCGCATGACGCCGGAGCAAGCGGCGGAAATCACCGGCGTGTCGGCCGATGACATCCGCAAGGCGGCAAGCTGGATCGCCGAGCCGAAGGAGGGCGGCAAGCGTCGCCGCACCATGTTCGCCTACGAGAAGGGCCTGATCTGGGGCAACGACAACTACCGCACCAACGGAGCATTGGTGAACATCGCGCTCGCGACCGGCAATGTCGGACGGCCCGGCGGCGGGGTCGTGCGTCTCGGCGGTCATCAGGAAGGCTATGTGCGGCCTTCCGACAGCCATGTCGGACGCCCAGCGGCTTATGTCGACCAGTTGCTGATCGGCGGGCAGGGCGGCGTGCATCATATCTGGGGCTGCGACCACTATAAGACCACGCTCAACGCCGACCAGTTCAAGCGCGTCTACAAGCAGCGCACAGACAAGGTGAAGGACGCAATGAATTCGGTGCCCTATGGCGACCGCACAGCAATGGTCGAGGCGATCGTCAAGGCCATCGATGAGGGCGGATTGTTCGCAGTCGACATCGACATCGTGCCGACCAAAATCGGACAGGCCTGCCATGTGGTGCTGCCGGCAGCCACCAGCGGCGAGGCGAACCTCACCTCCATGAACGGCGAGCGGCGCATGCGCTTAACCGAGCGCTACATGGACCCGCCCGGTCAGGCTATGCCCGACTGCCTGATCGCGGCGCGCATCGCCAACAATCTGCAGCGCGTCTTCACCGAAATGGGCAAGGCCGATATCGCGGCGAAGTTCGACGGCTTCGACTGGAAGACCGAGGAGGACGCCTTCATGGACGGCTATCACAAGAATGCCGGCGGTGGCGAATTCGTCACCTATGAACGTCTGCGCGCCATGGGCACGAATGGCTTCCAGGAGCCGGCGACGGGCTTCGAGGGCGGCAAGATCGTCGGGACCAAACGCCTGTTCGCGGACGGCAAGTTCAACACCAAGGACGGCAAGGCTCGATTCCTCAAAGCCGAATGGCGCGGCCTTCAGGCGCCTGGCAAGGAAGAGCAGAAAGGCAAATACGCCTTCCTGATCAACAATGGCCGCGCCAACCAGATCTGGCAATCCGCCTATCTCGACGTCGAGAACGACTTCGTCATGGACCGCTGGCCGTTCCCGTTCATCGAGATGCATCCGGATGACATGTCAAAGGTCGGCGTCAAGGAGGGCGATCTCGTCGAGGTCTACAATGACGCCGGTTCGACACAGGCGATGGTCTACCCGACGCCGACGGCGCGCCCGGGCGAGACCTTCATGCTCTTCGCCTTCCCGACGGGCGTGCAGGGCAACGTCGTCAATGCGGGCACAAACGAGCTGATCATCCCGAACTACAAGCAGACTTGGGGGAACATCAGGAAGATCTCCGACGCGCCTGCGTCGGTGAAGCACCTGTCGTTCAAAGACAAGCACTACAGCGCCGCGTGA
- a CDS encoding cytochrome c family protein, with translation MGEAIIVVLLLLATTGASWAQDIDAGKKVFARCMACHDAEKGINKIGPTLKGVIGRAAGSQAGFNYSAAMKKAGTAGLVWDEQNISEYLADPKAKVPGNKMAFPGLKDPQQIKDVIAYLKSVSG, from the coding sequence ATAGGAGAAGCGATCATTGTCGTGCTTTTGCTGCTGGCAACAACCGGTGCAAGCTGGGCTCAGGACATCGACGCTGGCAAGAAGGTGTTCGCGCGCTGCATGGCCTGTCATGACGCCGAAAAGGGGATCAACAAGATTGGCCCGACGCTGAAAGGCGTTATCGGACGAGCAGCCGGTTCGCAAGCCGGGTTCAATTATTCGGCCGCCATGAAGAAGGCGGGGACCGCCGGTCTGGTATGGGACGAGCAGAACATCTCCGAATATCTCGCGGATCCAAAGGCGAAAGTGCCGGGCAACAAGATGGCGTTTCCGGGCCTGAAGGACCCGCAGCAGATCAAGGATGTCATCGCTTACCTCAAAAGCGTTTCGGGATAG
- a CDS encoding molybdopterin molybdotransferase MoeA — protein sequence MDATAQSPHAFCSSGTGREVITVDVASAKAIAAVCPVTEVVRLPLLDAAGRVLAGDIVSPIALPPFANSAMDGYAIRMADLEGSGPWTPPVRGRMRAGDAGIVGPAGSAIRIFTGAPIPEGFDTVVMQERCQRDGNSVIIPDRPRPGQNVRPMGEDVRRGDLLLGAGAALSPQKLALLAGAGIGGVDVLRKVRVAIVSTGNELRDPGEELKPGQIYNSNRTMLIASLASLVWVEFVDWGIVPDDRQRLLTSLKRAAAGSDVLITTGGVSAGEEDHVAAVLRDSGAELDVLKVSMRPGKPVKIGRVGATLIAALPGNPNAALVTFRQIVLPAIRKAAGLHHVDPDLQPAISGFSYRKPLGRTEFVPVRIQTRNTHGVPMIQMLGRGSSSSLPAMALADGIALLPPDKDAVEYGDSLRFEPLV from the coding sequence ATGGACGCAACCGCTCAGTCGCCCCATGCCTTTTGCTCGTCCGGTACAGGCAGAGAGGTGATTACCGTTGACGTGGCCTCGGCCAAGGCGATCGCGGCCGTTTGCCCCGTGACGGAGGTCGTACGGCTCCCGCTGCTGGACGCCGCGGGGCGAGTCCTTGCCGGCGATATCGTTTCGCCGATCGCACTGCCGCCATTTGCGAACTCCGCAATGGACGGATACGCGATCCGCATGGCCGACCTGGAAGGATCCGGACCGTGGACGCCGCCGGTCCGTGGGCGCATGCGCGCCGGGGATGCCGGCATTGTCGGGCCAGCCGGATCGGCGATCAGAATATTCACAGGCGCGCCGATACCCGAAGGCTTCGATACCGTCGTGATGCAGGAGCGATGCCAGCGAGACGGCAATTCGGTGATCATTCCAGACCGGCCAAGGCCAGGACAGAATGTTCGCCCGATGGGCGAAGACGTGCGTCGCGGGGATCTGCTGCTGGGTGCCGGTGCTGCGCTTTCACCGCAGAAACTGGCGCTGCTTGCGGGTGCGGGCATTGGCGGGGTGGATGTTCTTAGGAAAGTTCGCGTCGCAATTGTCTCGACCGGCAACGAACTGCGCGATCCGGGCGAGGAGCTCAAGCCCGGCCAGATCTACAATTCAAATCGAACCATGCTGATCGCAAGCCTCGCTTCGCTGGTCTGGGTCGAATTCGTGGATTGGGGTATCGTCCCTGACGACCGTCAACGGTTGCTGACCAGCTTAAAGCGCGCCGCCGCCGGTTCGGACGTGCTGATAACGACCGGTGGCGTGTCGGCCGGAGAAGAAGATCATGTGGCAGCGGTCCTGCGCGATAGTGGCGCCGAACTGGACGTCCTCAAGGTCTCGATGAGGCCCGGCAAACCGGTGAAAATCGGCCGCGTCGGCGCGACCCTCATCGCCGCTCTTCCCGGAAATCCGAATGCCGCACTCGTGACATTCCGGCAGATTGTCTTGCCCGCCATCCGCAAGGCGGCCGGGCTCCACCATGTTGACCCGGATTTACAGCCCGCCATTTCCGGCTTCTCGTACAGGAAACCGCTCGGCCGAACGGAGTTCGTGCCCGTGCGAATCCAAACCCGCAATACGCACGGCGTCCCCATGATCCAAATGCTCGGCCGGGGCTCGTCTTCCAGTCTTCCCGCCATGGCTCTCGCCGACGGGATTGCGCTGCTGCCGCCCGACAAGGACGCCGTCGAGTACGGCGATAGCCTTCGTTTCGAGCCGCTTGTTTGA
- a CDS encoding metalloregulator ArsR/SmtB family transcription factor, with the protein MDKILALAALAALGQETRLDIFRLLVRAGQEGVPAGEIATRLGAIQNTTSAHLKILSHAGLVRAERDGRIVRYVADMTGFRDLLAYLMEDCCNGSPELCQPVIKAVTCNC; encoded by the coding sequence ATGGATAAGATATTGGCATTGGCGGCACTCGCCGCGCTCGGACAGGAAACGCGGCTGGACATCTTCCGGCTGCTGGTTCGTGCCGGGCAGGAAGGCGTTCCGGCTGGCGAGATCGCAACACGATTGGGCGCCATCCAGAACACGACGTCAGCGCATTTGAAGATCCTCTCGCATGCGGGACTGGTCAGGGCCGAGCGTGACGGCCGTATCGTGCGCTACGTCGCCGACATGACCGGCTTTCGCGACCTGCTCGCCTACCTGATGGAAGACTGTTGCAACGGCTCGCCCGAGCTCTGCCAACCCGTGATCAAAGCCGTGACCTGCAACTGCTGA
- a CDS encoding arsenate reductase ArsC — protein sequence MTDQPLNVLFLCTGNSARSVMAEAILNRLGAGRFKAYSAGSHPKGQVHPYTIQLLKSLNYDTSFARSKPWDEFAAPDAPKMDFVFTVCDDAAGETCPVWPGQPMTAHWGVPDPAAAEGTDAEKHLAFAEAFRMLNNRISIFVSLPMKAIDKLSLQKHLDEIGRNLPEAG from the coding sequence ATGACGGACCAACCCTTGAACGTGCTTTTCCTGTGCACCGGCAATTCCGCGCGCTCGGTCATGGCCGAGGCGATCCTCAATCGGCTCGGTGCCGGCCGTTTCAAGGCGTATTCGGCAGGCTCGCACCCAAAGGGCCAAGTGCACCCCTATACCATCCAGTTGCTCAAGAGCCTGAACTACGACACGTCCTTCGCGCGCTCGAAGCCGTGGGACGAGTTCGCCGCGCCGGATGCGCCGAAGATGGATTTCGTGTTTACCGTTTGCGACGACGCAGCGGGCGAGACCTGCCCGGTCTGGCCGGGACAGCCGATGACGGCGCACTGGGGCGTGCCCGATCCAGCCGCGGCCGAAGGCACGGACGCCGAGAAGCATCTCGCTTTCGCCGAGGCCTTCCGCATGCTCAACAACCGGATTTCGATCTTTGTCAGCCTGCCGATGAAGGCGATCGACAAGCTTTCGCTGCAGAAGCACCTGGACGAGATCGGGCGCAACCTGCCCGAAGCAGGCTGA